A section of the Phaseolus vulgaris cultivar G19833 chromosome 8, P. vulgaris v2.0, whole genome shotgun sequence genome encodes:
- the LOC137824144 gene encoding large ribosomal subunit protein uL16-like — protein sequence MGRRPARCYRQIKNKPYPKSRFCRGVPDPKIRIYDVGMKKKGVDEFPFCVHLVSWEKENVSSEALEAARIACNKYMAKFAGKDAFHLRVRVHPFHVLRINKMLSCAGADRLQTGMRGAFGKPQGTCARVAIGQVLLSVRCKDSNSHHAQEALRRAKFKFPGRQKIIVSRKWGFTKFSRSDYLKFKSDNRILADGVNAKLLGNHGPLANRQPGRAFLESATA from the exons ATGGGGAGAA GGCCTGCAAGGTGTTATAGGCAAATTAAAAATAAGCCATACCCCAAGTCCCGTTTCTGTCGTGGTGTTCCTGATCCCAAGATCAGAATTTACGATGTTGGCATGAAGAAGAAAGGTGTGGATGAGTTTCCTTTCTGTGTCCATCTAGTTAGTTGGGAGAAGGAAAATGTGTCGAGTGAGGCATTGGAAGCTGCCCGCATTGCTTGCAACAAGTACATGGCAAAGTTTGCTGGAAAGGATGCTTTCCACTTGAGAGTTAGGGTTCACCCATTCCACGTTCTTAGGATCAACAAGATGCTTTCATGTGCTGGAGCTGATAGGCTCCAAACTGGAATGAGAGGTGCTTTTGGAAAGCCACAGGGTACTTGTGCTAGAGTGGCTATCGGGCAGGTCCTCCTTTCTGTCCGATGCAAGGACAGCAACAGCCATCATGCACAGGAGGCTCTTCGCCGTGCCAAGTTCAAATTCCCTGGTCGTCAAAAGATTATTGTTAGTAGGAAATG GGGCTTCACCAAGTTTAGCCGTTCTGATTATCTGAAGTTCAAGTCAGACAACAGAATTCTTGCTGATGGTGTAAATGCAAAG ctTCTTGGGAACCATGGACCATTGGCCAACCGGCAGCCTGGAAGAGCTTTCCTTGAGAGTGCTACTGCTTAA
- the LOC137825667 gene encoding low affinity inorganic phosphate transporter 8-like, with protein sequence MATSHGVLSALDKAKTQSYHYKAIVIAGMGFFTDAYGLFCIIAVIKLIGRLYYYDPISHSPGKLPRNVSNAITGVALCGTLSGQLFFGWLGDKLGRKRVYGITLATTGWCSLASGLSFGSTAKSVVASLCFFRFWLGFGIGGGYPLSAVIMSEYANQKTRGAFVAAVFAMQGVGMLFAGGVAMLVSKLFLLAYPAKVFAVDPVQSTQPQGDFVWRIVLMFGAFPAAFTYYWRMKMPETARYTALVEGDHRKAVEDMAKFLENDIPLEESYTRVAATPSLSYGFFSSKFLEKHGLHLLGTTTTWFFLDITFYSLQLTQKDIYPASGFVPKTSQMNAIEEVFLLSKAMFAVALFASVPGYWCTVYFIDKIGRYKIQLGGFFVMSVCMLFLGLNYREYRGDECKSDDKYDYCGGKHTLFVILFEFTLFFANFGPNSTTFIVPAELFPARFRSTCHGISAAAGKAGAIIGAFVVQSYTDNAEDKIKGIKIALMPLSVVNLLGFFCTFLVPETRGRSLEEISGEDKELPGNIAQDNANETTTDTEEETKDSNVDKSPENMMV encoded by the coding sequence ATGGCCACAAGCCACGGTGTCCTCTCAGCACTTGACAAAGCCAAGACACAAAGCTACCACTACAAGGCAATTGTGATAGCCGGGATGGGGTTCTTCACTGATGCATATGGTCTCTTTTGCATCATTGCAGTTATCAAGCTCATAGGTCGCTTGTACTACTATGACCCCATTAGTCACAGTCCAGGGAAGCTTCCAAGGAATGTAAGCAATGCAATAACAGGAGTTGCATTGTGTGGCACCCTTTCAGGGCAGCTCTTCTTTGGCTGGCTGGGTGACAAACTCGGCCGAAAAAGGGTTTATGGCATAACCCTTGCCACCACGGGGTGGTGTTCCTTGGCATCAGGGCTTTCTTTTGGCTCCACAGCCAAAAGTGTGGTTGCTAGTCTTTGCTTCTTCAGGTTCTGGCTAGGATTTGGCATAGGAGGAGGTTATCCCCTCTCGGCTGTTATAATGTCTGAATATGCCAATCAAAAGACTAGGGGAGCTTTTGTTGCTGCTGTTTTTGCTATGCAAGGGGTGGGAATGTTGTTTGCTGGAGGTGTAGCCATGTTGGTCTCCAAACTGTTCCTATTAGCATATCCAGCCAAAGTTTTTGCAGTTGATCCAGTGCAATCTACTCAACCACAAGGAGACTTCGTTTGGAGAATAGTGCTCATGTTTGGTGCATTTCCTGCTGCCTTCACTTATTACTGGAGAATGAAAATGCCAGAAACTGCAAGGTACACTGCCTTAGTGGAAGGAGATCACAGGAAGGCTGTTGAAGATATGGCCAAATTTCTTGAAAATGATATACCTTTAGAAGAATCATATACCAGGGTTGCTGCCACACCTAGCCTCTCTTATGGATTCTtctcttcaaagtttcttgagaAGCATGGCCTTCACCTTCTAGGAACAACCACCACCTGGTTCTTCTTGGATATTACCTTCTACAGTCTTCAGCTAACACAAAAAGATATTTACCCTGCGAGTGGATTTGTACCCAAGACTTCCCAAATGAATGCCATAGAGGAGGTGTTTCTACTCTCTAAAGCAATGTTTGCAGTGGCGCTGTTTGCCTCTGTCCCTGGATACTGGTGCACAGTGTACTTCATTGACAAGATTGGAAGGTACAAAATCCAACTTGGCGGATTTTTTGTAATGTCTGTTTGCATGCTGTTTTTAGGACTCAATTATAGAGAATATAGGGGAGATGAATGCAAATCAGATGACAAATATGATTATTGTGGCGGAAAACACACCCTGTTTGTCATTCTTTTTGAATTCACCCTTTTCTTTGCAAACTTTGGACCTAATAGCACAACATTTATAGTGCCAGCAGAGCTGTTCCCTGCCAGGTTCCGTTCAACATGCCATGGGATTTCAGCAGCAGCTGGTAAAGCAGGAGCTATCATTGGTGCTTTTGTTGTGCAAAGCTATACCGATAATGCAGAAGACAAAATAAAAGGAATCAAGATCGCACTTATGCCACTTTCAGTTGTCAATTTGCTAGGATTTTTCTGCACTTTCTTAGTGCCAGAAACACGAGGCCGGTCACTTGAAGAAATCTCTGGAGAAGATAAAGAGCTCCCAGGCAATATTGCTCAAGACAATGCAAACGAGACAACAACTGATACAGAAGAGGAAACAAAAGACTCTAACGTTGATAAAAGTCCAGAAAACATGATGGTTTAG
- the LOC137826258 gene encoding probable inactive receptor kinase At5g58300, with the protein MKFQLHAVTFVLLSFIMSLFGLIVADLNSDRQALLEFFSNVPHAPRLNWSESTPICTSWAGVTCNKNETSVISIRLPGAGFKGSIPENSLGKLNSLKILSLHSNGLRGNLPSDILSIPSLQYVNLQQNYFSGLIPSSISPKLVALDISSNNFSGSIPPTLQNLSRLTWLYLQNNSLSGAIPDFNFPSLKYLNLSYNNLNGSIPNSINNYPYTSFAGNSHLCGPPLNKCSAASTPSSSSSLSPSPVYQPLSPAAAPQNRNATTSKSYFSLASILALAIGGCAFLSLLVLVMFVCCLKKNKSQSSGILTGKAPCSGKSEVSKSFGSGVQDIEKNRLFFFEGCSYSFDLEDLLKASAEVLGKGSYGTTYRAALEDGTAVVVKRLREVLVGKKEFEQQMEVVGRIGRHPNVMPLRAFYFSKDEKLLVYDYMPGGSLFSLLHGNRGMGRAPLDWDSRMKIALGAAKGIASIHTDHMDSKLTHGNIKSSNVLITQEHDGCITDVGLTPVMTTQSTMSKTNGYRAPEVTEYRRITQKSDVYSFGVLLLEMLTGKAPMGYSGYEDMVDLPRWVRSVVREEWTAEVFDEELLRGQYFEEEMVQMLQIALACVAKVADNRPTMDETVRNIEEIRLPDLNNRNTSSESESNVQTP; encoded by the exons ATGAAGTTCCAACTCCATGCTGTTACATTTGTTCTGCTAAGCTTCATAATGTCTCTCTTTGGCCTGATTGTAGCTGACTTGAACTCCGACAGACAAGCTCTCCTTGAGTTCTTTTCAAATGTTCCACATGCCCCAAGGTTAAATTGGAGTGAGTCCACTCCAATTTGTACTTCTTGGGCTGGTGTGACTTGCAACAAAAATGAAACTAGTGTAATCAGCATCCGTCTTCCAGGGGCAGGTTTCAAGGGTTCCATTCCAGAGAACAGCCTAGGAAAGCTCAATTCTCTTAAAATTCTGAGCCTTCACTCCAATGGCCTTAGAGGAAACCTTCCTTCTGACATCCTCTCTATTCCTTCACTCCAATATGTAAACCTGCAGCAAAATTACTTCTCAGGTCTAATCCCTTCTTCTATCTCCCCTAAACTCGTAGCATTAGATATTTCCTCTAACAATTTCTCGGGAAGTATCCCACCTACCCTTCAGAATCTCAGTAGACTCACCTGGTTGTATCTCCAAAACAACTCCCTCTCTGGGGCTATTCCTGACTTCAACTTTCCAAGTCTCAAGTATTTGAATTTGAGCTATAACAACTTGAATGGCTCAATTCCAAATTCCATCAACAATTATCCGTACACTTCTTTTGCTGGGAACTCTCATTTGTGTGGACCACCTCTCAATAAGTGTTCTGCAGCCTCAACtccatcttcttcttcctccctTTCTCCTTCTCCTGTTTATCAACCACTCTCTCCAGCAGCAGCTCCCCAAAATAGAAATGCTACCACTTCAAAGAGTTACTTTAGCCTAGCTTCTATACTTGCTCTGGCAATTGGGGGCTGCGCCTTCTTGTCTCTCCTGGTTTTGGTGATGTTTGTATGCTGTTTAAAGAAGAACAAGAGTCAAAGTAGTGGCATACTTACAGGAAAGGCACCGTGTTCTGGAAAGAGTGAGGTTTCAAAGAGTTTTGGGAGTGGGGTGCAAGACATTGAAAAAaacaggttgtttttctttGAAGGTTGCTCTTACAGCTTTGACCTTGAAGATTTGTTAAAGGCTTCAGCTGAAGTTCTTGGAAAGGGGAGCTATGGAACAACATATAGGGCTGCTTTGGAGGATGGAACAGCAGTGGTAGTTAAAAGGTTGAGGGAAGTTCTAGTTGGAAAGAAGGAGTTTGAGCAGCAGATGGAGGTTGTAGGAAGAATTGGTCGGCATCCCAATGTTATGCCCCTAAGAGCTTTTTACTTTTCCAAAGATGAGAAACTTCTAGTATATGACTACATGCCTGGAGGCAGCTTGTTTTCCTTGTTGCATG GAAACAGAGGCATGGGAAGAGCTCCATTAGACTGGGATTCAAGAATGAAGATAGCACTTGGAGCTGCAAAGGGAATTGCTTCCATTCACACCGACCACATGGATTCAAAACTTACTCATGGCAACATCAAGTCCTCGAATGTGCTCATAACCCAAGAACACGATGGCTGCATCACTGATGTAGGACTCACTCCTGTGATGACCACCCAATCAACCATGTCAAAAACCAACGGCTACCGTGCTCCCGAAGTAACCGAGTACCGGAGGATCACTCAGAAGTCTGATGTTTACAGCTTTGGAGTGCTCCTTCTTGAAATGCTCACTGGCAAGGCTCCAATGGGATATTCTGGCTATGAGGACATGGTTGATCTACCAAGATGGGTGAGGTCCGTGGTTCGAGAGGAATGGACTGCTGAAGTTTTTGATGAGGAACTGCTTAGAGGGCAGTATTTTGAAGAGGAAATGGTGCAGATGCTTCAGATTGCACTGGCATGTGTGGCAAAAGTGGCAGATAATAGGCCAACAATGGATGAAACTGTTAGGAACATAGAGGAAATTAGGCTTCCTGATTTGAATAACCGTAACACATCATCTGAGTCTGAATCTAATGTACAAACTCCATGA